The sequence TACTCCTGCACCACGGGCTGGTGACCAAGAGAAAGGATTGGTTTTAAGTTTTTATTTTGACAGATCTGACACTCCGAAACGTGCCCTGTGTATTTTGTTTTTTTCATATATTGAATTCCCTTTTGGTAAAACTAATGAAGTATAGTATAGACCAAAAACTGACTTTTTAAAAACGTTTTACAGGTCTAATAAAATGTATTGACTATACATAAATAAATGGTATAAAGTACATAGTATACTCATATGGTCTTTAATCAACCGCTTAAATCTCAGGATGGAGAAATCATGAACTCACCGCAATATGACAAGGCGCTGCTCAAGTCAGTCGGCGACGACGTATTCATAAGCAGTGCTGTGGAGATTCGCAGACCTCATTTGGTCTCAATAGGAAACCATGTTGCCATTGACAGTGGGTTCTACCTCACTACGGCACTGGAAACGAACGACCACATCCACATTGGTCCTTATGTAAGTATTATCGGTGGCAGAGAAGGTAAGCTCACGTTAGGCCGCTTCACTAATATCGCTGCCAAAAGCACGATTATCTGTGCTTCTGATGCATACCTTGGTGAAGGGCTGATCACGGCTCCCGGCGTACCGGAAGAAATGCGTGACCGTCTGGTTGTTGAGCCGATTGTCTTTGAAAATTTTGCTAATGTTGGCGCGAATGTCACTATACTTCCCGGAGTAACCCTCGCGGAAGGGTGCGTTATCGGCGCTTGTTCATTCGTACCCCGAGGCACCAAAACCGAGCCGTGGACTATTTATGCCGGTAATCCCATCAAGCCAATCAAAAAACGGTCGAAGGAAAAAATGCTCCAGTACGCAAAAGAATTGGGGTATCTCTAGTGCTCTCTTTGGAAAAAATACCGCTCTCTCTTGTGAGAAAAGCGGTATTTTTATTGCCTCGTACGCCAGCAAATGTGTGATATAATACGCTGAAGCTACGAAACAATGCCTGCAGAGAATGCTACAACCCTTTCATATATAATTACTACTAAGAACAAGCTCCCCTATCTCAAAGAGTCCATGGAGAGGTTATTGCAACACGTCAAAAACGATGAGGAAATCATTGTTGCCGATGGTGCAAGTACTGATGGCACGAAAGAATTCCTTAGCGACCTTAAAAGGACTGGTAAAATAAAATATTTTGTATCTGAACCGGATTTTGGCGAATCACACGGCTTGAATAAACTTCTATTCGTAGCGCGCGGTGTGCTTATTACAGTAATCACCGATGATGACGTTTTCCACTATCCTGCCATAGAGGCATGCAAGAAATTCATGCTTTCGGAGACCCAAGTAGATATGGTAAGTACCGAGGGTGGTTTTAAGAACCAAAACATAACCACCGGCGTCAGGCCGCTTGGTTATGAGCAGAACTATCGGCAATGGCAAAAAGATCGTACACCATTTTCTTTTTGCGGGCTAGGCACCATGATTCGCAGATCATCACTTCCCCTCTTGGGATTATGGGATCCGTCATTTCGGCGTGCTGATGCAGAATTTTCGTTACGAGTTACCGCCGGCAAGGCAAACATTGCTTGGTATACCGGCTATTCGTTCGTAAACATAAGCAACCCGCAAAGTGTCAGCTTGGTGTATATGAAAAAGATAAAGGATGAGACTGATCGTTTGAATAAATTTTACTTAAATAAAAACCCTGATTCGTTTATTGTTGAAAAATTAAAAGTTCTTCGCAATAAAATTCGGAGTGGTTTTTTCGGGAAAAAGCCCTCATCAGCCGCCTTTCAAGCACAGTGGCCGAAACTCTCTGCCGACGCTCTCAAGTGGCTTGAAGAGATGAATGCGACAGGAAATCCAGAATTTCTTTGGAACAAATAACATGCCTTTTACCGACTCATTTTTTTCCCCATACCGCGTCTACGCGCGTAAACTAAAACGACGTTTTCGCGGCAAGGTGACGCTCCAACCACTATCTCGTCCCAAAGGCGCGGTACTACTCTCCTACGTTACTCACCCTTTCACTATACAAAAGGAAGAACTTGACCGGAGTCCGCACACCAATCCATGGGAATGTCTTATCATCGCCGAGATTCTTCTTGAGCGAGGATTTGCGGTTGATGTTATTGATTGGACCAACACAACATTCATTCCTAAAAAAGATTATACGGCAGTGATTGATGTCAATCAGAATCTGGAACGACTGGCGCCGTTTCTCGATGAGAAGTGTGTAAAAATTTTCTACATCACGGGCGCGCACTGGCTCTATCAGAATGAAGCGGAGCAGAAACGTCTGAAAGAACTGAAAGAAAGGCGCGGGTGCATGCTGGAACCGCGGAGGCAAATGAACCCGTCAAATAATATTGAATATGCCGATTATGCCACGGCGCTTGGCAACGGATTCGCTCAAGACACCTTCTCGTACGCAAAGAAAGACATCGTGAATATCCCCCTCCTTTCGGTTGCGCAATTTCCATCGCCGGAACGAAAAGATTTTAAAAACATCAAAAAGAATTTTGTCTGGATAGGCGGCGGTGGCGCGGTACACAAGGGGCTCGACCGCGCGCTTGAAGCATTCGCACGCATGCCCGAATACAAGCTTACGATATGCGGACCCGTTGCCGCCGAGAAAGATTTTACGGAGTGTTATAAGAAGGAGTTGTACGAAACGCCTAACATTAAACTAATGGGACGTATTGATGTACGAGGCGAACAATTCAAAAAAATCGTTAATGATTCGGTTGGATTAATCTACCCGTCGTGTTCAGAGGGCCAAACTGGCAGCGTAATAACCGGTCTTCACGCCGGTCTTATTCCCATTATCACCCGGCAATCCGGAGTAGATGCGGAACCTTTCGGTATAGAGCTAAAAACAGCCTCTGTCGAAGAAATTACTGACGCGGTAAAACGGATTGCCGCGCTTACCGATGATGAATTGAGATCACGATCTTTGGCTGTATGGCACTACGCGC is a genomic window of Patescibacteria group bacterium containing:
- a CDS encoding acyltransferase, which translates into the protein MVFNQPLKSQDGEIMNSPQYDKALLKSVGDDVFISSAVEIRRPHLVSIGNHVAIDSGFYLTTALETNDHIHIGPYVSIIGGREGKLTLGRFTNIAAKSTIICASDAYLGEGLITAPGVPEEMRDRLVVEPIVFENFANVGANVTILPGVTLAEGCVIGACSFVPRGTKTEPWTIYAGNPIKPIKKRSKEKMLQYAKELGYL
- a CDS encoding glycosyltransferase: MPAENATTLSYIITTKNKLPYLKESMERLLQHVKNDEEIIVADGASTDGTKEFLSDLKRTGKIKYFVSEPDFGESHGLNKLLFVARGVLITVITDDDVFHYPAIEACKKFMLSETQVDMVSTEGGFKNQNITTGVRPLGYEQNYRQWQKDRTPFSFCGLGTMIRRSSLPLLGLWDPSFRRADAEFSLRVTAGKANIAWYTGYSFVNISNPQSVSLVYMKKIKDETDRLNKFYLNKNPDSFIVEKLKVLRNKIRSGFFGKKPSSAAFQAQWPKLSADALKWLEEMNATGNPEFLWNK
- a CDS encoding glycosyltransferase; this translates as MRQEIQNFFGTNNMPFTDSFFSPYRVYARKLKRRFRGKVTLQPLSRPKGAVLLSYVTHPFTIQKEELDRSPHTNPWECLIIAEILLERGFAVDVIDWTNTTFIPKKDYTAVIDVNQNLERLAPFLDEKCVKIFYITGAHWLYQNEAEQKRLKELKERRGCMLEPRRQMNPSNNIEYADYATALGNGFAQDTFSYAKKDIVNIPLLSVAQFPSPERKDFKNIKKNFVWIGGGGAVHKGLDRALEAFARMPEYKLTICGPVAAEKDFTECYKKELYETPNIKLMGRIDVRGEQFKKIVNDSVGLIYPSCSEGQTGSVITGLHAGLIPIITRQSGVDAEPFGIELKTASVEEITDAVKRIAALTDDELRSRSLAVWHYAQKHHTKEQFKESYASFMDKVMKERKI